The following proteins are co-located in the Rhea pennata isolate bPtePen1 chromosome 2, bPtePen1.pri, whole genome shotgun sequence genome:
- the LOC134135913 gene encoding protein adenylyltransferase SelO-like: MRAPGAPGAAAWLAWAAAWLAGAARGGGPGAEPACAAPARGAARLCAEQAAAERWGRPAGGAGPRAWSLSSESLLDSFPIDPIQENYVRNVRNCIFSVAYPTPFKSRVLLVAVSKEVLENILDLDISVKEKADFLQFISGEKVTLGSIPLAHRYGGHQFGVWAGQLGDGRAHLIGVYTNRHGERWELQLKGSGKTPYSRNGDGRAVLRSSVREFLCSEAMHYLGIPTSRAASLVVSDDVVWRDQFYNGNIKKERGAIVLRVAKSWFRIGSLEILAHSGELDLQRRLLDFVIQEHFPSIAMNDSNRYLEFFSAVVLETANLIALWMSVGFAHGVCNTDNFSLLSITIDYGPFGFMDSYDPNFVPNTSDDERRYKIGNQANVGLFNLNKLLQALKPLLDPRQKQIFTELFKRKLGLLGENEEDNYLIAFLLNLMEDVKADFTMTFRQLSEITEDQLKKLHIPEEFWALQDLAKHKLFSEWVTMYLLRLNRNKDDSDIKRRKRMATVNPRYVLRNWIAESAIQKANLNDFSEVHLLQQVLQHPFHKQQAAEKAGYSVRPPDWARDLKVSCSS, translated from the exons ATGCGGGCGCCTggcgcccccggcgccgcggcctgGCTCGCGTGGGCCGCGGCCTGGctggcgggggcggcgcggggcggcggccccggggcggagCCGGCgtgcgccgccccggcccgcggcgctgcgcggctcTGCGCGGAGCAGGCAGCCGCCGAGCGCTGGGGAAGGCCGGCGGGAGGCGCCGGCCCCCGGGCGTGGAGCCTCTCCTCAGAAAGCCTCCTCG ATTCTTTTCCAATTGATCCTATCCAGGAAAATTATGTCCGTAATGtgagaaactgtattttttcgGTTGCTTATCCTACACCTTTTAAATCTAGAGTTCTTCTTGTAGCTGTTTCAAAG GaagttcttgaaaatattttagatctTGATATATCTGtcaaagaaaaagctgattttcttcagttcatcAGTGGTGAAAAAGTGACACTCGGATCTATTCCATTGGCACACAGATATGGAGGTCATCAG TTTGGTGTCTGGGCAGGTCAGCTGGGTGATGGAAGAGCCCACTTGATTGGAGTATATACAAACAG GCATGGTGAGAGGTGGGAACTACAGTTAAAGGGTTCAGGAAAGACCCCATATTCCAG GAATGGCGATGGAAGAGCAGTGCTTCGCTCTTCTGTGCGAGAATTTTTATGTAGTGAGGCTATGCACTATCTTGGGATTCCTACAAGCAGAGCTGctag CTTAGTTGTAAGTGATGATGTGGTGTGGAGAGACCAGTTTTACAATggaaatattaagaaagaaagag GTGCAATAGTGCTCCGTGTTGCCAAATCATGGTTTCGTATAGGATCCTTGGAGATCTTAGCACATTCAGGGGAACTGGATTTACAAAG AAGATTGCTAGACTTTGTCATCCAGGAACATTTTCCATCAATAGCAATGAATGATTCAAATAGATACCTG gaatttttctctgcagttgtGTTAGAGACTGCAAATCTGATTGCCCTCTGGATGTCTGTGGGTTTTGCACATG GTGTATGCAATACAGATAACTTCAGTTTATTATCCATAACAATAGATTATGGTCCATTTGGATTTATGGACTCCTATGATCCAA attttgttCCAAACACATCTGATGATGAAAGGAGGTATAAAATAGGAAACCAGGCAAATGTTGGGCTGTTTAATCTGAACAAGCTGTTACAAGCTCTAAAACCTTTATTGGATCCCAGGCAAAAGCAGAT TTTTACagaactatttaaaagaaaactgggTCTTCTGGGGGAGAATGAGGAGGATAACTATTTGattgcttttcttctaaat CTCATGGAAGATGTGAAGGCTGATTTTACAATGACATTTCGACAGCTCAGTGAAATTACTGAAGACCAATTAAAGAAACTCCATATTCCTGAG gAGTTCTGGGCTCTGCAGGATCTGGCTAAACACAAGTTATTTTCAGAATGGGTTACTATGTACCTCTTGAGGTTAAATCG TAACAAAGATGATTCTGacattaaaagaagaaagagaatggCAA CTGTTAATCCTAGGTATGTGCTTAGGAACTGGATAGCAGAATCAGCAATACAAAAAGCGAATCTGAATGATTTTTCAGAG GTTCACCTCCTGCAGCAGGTTTTACAACATCCTTTTCATAAACAACAGGCTGCAGAGAAAGCGGGCTACTCGGTACGTCCACCAGATTGGGCCAGGGATCTTAAAGTAAGCTGTTCATCCTGA